The Claveliimonas bilis genome window below encodes:
- a CDS encoding LrgB family protein has product MNDVFSSPFFGISISILTFWIGEKLQKKTGNPICSPLIISMVLIICILLLFDIPYEAYDAGGQIINMFLAPATACLAVSIYTKIQLLKENWLPIVIGCACGSFASMGSIYLMCRLWGLDDKITYALIPKSVTTPIAVSISQQFSGVIPVTVVAVIITGTLGSILAPFFIRFFHVTDAMTAGVSIGACSHAVGTSKAIEIGETEGAMSGLSIGVCGIMTVLFSLFL; this is encoded by the coding sequence ATGAACGATGTATTTTCATCTCCCTTTTTCGGTATTTCCATCAGCATCCTCACATTCTGGATCGGTGAAAAACTGCAGAAAAAGACAGGGAATCCCATCTGCAGTCCTCTGATCATATCCATGGTGCTGATCATCTGCATCCTTCTGCTTTTCGATATTCCCTATGAGGCATATGACGCCGGAGGTCAGATTATCAACATGTTTCTGGCTCCTGCCACAGCATGTCTGGCTGTCTCTATCTATACAAAAATACAGCTTTTAAAAGAAAACTGGCTTCCTATTGTCATCGGATGCGCCTGCGGCTCCTTTGCCTCCATGGGAAGTATCTATCTGATGTGCCGCCTGTGGGGTCTGGATGATAAGATTACCTACGCCCTTATTCCAAAGTCTGTGACAACCCCTATTGCTGTCAGTATTTCCCAGCAGTTTTCCGGCGTGATCCCCGTCACTGTCGTAGCTGTTATTATCACCGGAACTCTTGGAAGTATTCTTGCTCCCTTCTTTATCCGGTTCTTTCATGTCACAGACGCTATGACTGCCGGAGTCAGCATCGGAGCCTGCAGTCATGCGGTGGGAACCTCCAAGGCAATTGAAATCGGAGAAACGGAAGGGGCCATGAGCGGTCTTTCCATCGGCGTATGCGGTATAATGACCGTGCTTTTTTCTTTATTTCTCTAA
- a CDS encoding exonuclease SbcCD subunit D: protein MRFFHLSDLHIGRHFHYYNMKEDQIYILNQVVQAAKEEKPDAVVIAGDVYDKSVPSAEAVTVFNHFLTELSALEPPIPVLIVSGNHDSAERLEFASEILDRQKIYIAGVPPMDQEEKMKQVEFEDEFGKIVFYLLPFVKPGYVRKVFGEGEEKDTYDGAVRGLIEREEINPGVRNVLVSHQFYTSGGQEPIRSDSETVSVGGLEQVDVSCLDVFDYAALGHIHRRQKIGEKHAWYCGTLLKYSVSESRDEKVLTLVELREKDRDPLIQTIVLSPLRDVRKEEGTLEEILKRAGQEEGKSRMDDYVSVTLTDEKELYQPREQLEQAFPFLLEVKIDNARMRRQIREEEEVFDLSDPFKVFAQFFEEMQGRSMDAGEEAVLKNILEEEIL, encoded by the coding sequence ATGCGATTTTTTCATTTGTCAGACCTTCATATCGGCAGACATTTTCATTATTACAATATGAAGGAAGATCAGATATATATTTTAAATCAGGTAGTACAGGCGGCAAAGGAAGAGAAACCGGATGCGGTTGTGATCGCAGGTGATGTCTATGATAAATCTGTGCCGTCAGCGGAGGCGGTTACGGTATTTAATCATTTTCTGACAGAGCTTTCGGCGCTGGAGCCTCCCATTCCCGTGCTGATAGTGAGCGGGAATCATGATTCGGCAGAACGGCTGGAATTTGCCAGTGAGATCCTTGACCGGCAGAAGATTTATATTGCAGGGGTTCCGCCCATGGATCAGGAAGAGAAAATGAAGCAGGTAGAATTTGAAGATGAATTTGGCAAAATCGTATTTTATCTTCTTCCTTTTGTAAAGCCGGGCTATGTGCGGAAAGTCTTTGGGGAAGGAGAGGAGAAGGATACATACGACGGCGCTGTAAGAGGACTGATCGAGAGGGAAGAAATCAATCCAGGGGTCCGCAATGTGCTGGTGAGTCATCAGTTTTACACTTCCGGCGGGCAGGAACCGATCCGAAGCGATTCCGAAACAGTCAGTGTGGGAGGGCTGGAACAGGTGGACGTATCCTGTCTGGATGTCTTTGATTACGCAGCCCTCGGACATATCCACAGGCGGCAGAAGATTGGAGAGAAACATGCATGGTACTGCGGTACGCTGCTGAAATATTCTGTCTCAGAGAGCAGAGATGAAAAAGTGCTGACCCTTGTAGAGCTTCGGGAAAAAGACCGGGATCCTCTGATACAGACTATAGTCCTTTCTCCTCTTAGAGATGTACGAAAGGAAGAGGGAACACTGGAAGAAATATTAAAAAGAGCCGGACAGGAAGAGGGGAAAAGCAGAATGGATGATTATGTCAGTGTGACCCTGACAGATGAAAAAGAGCTGTATCAGCCAAGAGAACAGCTGGAACAGGCATTTCCATTTCTTTTGGAAGTAAAGATTGATAATGCAAGAATGCGCCGGCAGATCCGGGAAGAGGAAGAAGTCTTTGATCTGTCCGATCCTTTCAAGGTGTTTGCACAGTTTTTTGAGGAAATGCAGGGACGCTCCATGGATGCAGGAGAAGAAGCTGTACTGAAAAATATTTTGGAGGAGGAGATATTATGA
- a CDS encoding alpha-amylase family protein has product MAKESDFEKRLKKHHDELKWLYMELYGNDDMFFELCSRMQQFYEERSNALKTRDREKETDPEWFRKKEMLGMMLYIDNFAGTIRGVEKKLDYIQDCNVNCIHLMPFLDVTKGKSDGGYAVKDFRKVREDLGTMEDLETLTKKCHEKGMNVCMDFVMNHTSEDHEWAVKARKGEGEYMSRYFFFDNPVIPERYEQTVPQVFPTTAPGNFTYLPELDHYVMTTFYPYQWDLNYGNPRVFNEMMYNFLYFANIGMDIIRIDAVPYIWKEMGTPCRNLKQVHTIVRMMRMIGEIVCPATILLGEVVMEPEKVAPYFGTVEKPECHMLYNVTTMATIWHSLAAQDTSLLKKQLDTVCELPGEYTFLNYLRCHDDIGWGLDFDFLKGQGMEEIPHKRYLNDYYTGKFPGSVSRGELYNDDPVTQDARFCGTTASMCGIESAGFEQDEEKMEAAIRLDIMLHAYMLMQSGIPMLYSGDEIGQVNDYTYKEDPDKCADSRYIHRGAFRWDLAKKRKNKGTVEGQIFQSLGYLEKLRKQEKVFDADAKVYTYETWQQGIICVVREKAGTKMIGVFNFAKEPRTVSVYPEESGKDMISGSAVEMDQILAGGHDFRWVKLG; this is encoded by the coding sequence ATGGCAAAAGAGTCGGATTTTGAAAAAAGGCTGAAGAAACATCACGATGAACTGAAATGGCTGTATATGGAGCTGTACGGAAATGACGACATGTTTTTTGAACTGTGCAGCCGCATGCAGCAGTTTTATGAGGAAAGAAGCAATGCCCTGAAAACAAGAGACAGGGAAAAAGAGACAGATCCTGAATGGTTCAGGAAAAAAGAAATGCTGGGGATGATGCTCTATATCGATAACTTTGCAGGGACCATCCGCGGCGTGGAAAAGAAGCTGGATTATATTCAGGACTGCAATGTAAACTGTATTCATCTGATGCCGTTTTTAGATGTAACAAAAGGAAAATCTGACGGAGGTTATGCGGTAAAGGACTTCCGTAAGGTAAGAGAGGATCTTGGAACCATGGAAGATCTGGAGACTTTGACAAAGAAGTGCCACGAAAAGGGTATGAATGTCTGCATGGACTTTGTCATGAACCATACTTCCGAAGATCATGAGTGGGCGGTAAAGGCAAGAAAAGGTGAAGGTGAATATATGAGCCGCTACTTTTTCTTCGACAATCCGGTCATTCCCGAGCGGTACGAACAGACAGTGCCCCAGGTCTTTCCTACCACAGCCCCCGGGAACTTTACTTATCTGCCGGAGCTAGATCATTATGTGATGACAACTTTTTATCCTTACCAGTGGGATCTGAATTACGGAAATCCAAGGGTATTCAATGAGATGATGTACAACTTCCTTTATTTTGCTAATATCGGAATGGACATTATCCGTATTGATGCCGTTCCATATATATGGAAGGAAATGGGAACGCCATGCCGGAATCTGAAACAGGTGCATACCATTGTACGCATGATGCGTATGATAGGAGAGATTGTATGTCCGGCGACCATTCTTCTGGGTGAGGTGGTCATGGAGCCGGAAAAGGTGGCGCCTTATTTTGGTACGGTAGAAAAACCGGAGTGCCATATGCTCTACAACGTAACAACTATGGCGACAATCTGGCATTCTCTGGCAGCGCAGGATACCTCTCTTTTGAAGAAACAGCTGGATACGGTGTGTGAGCTTCCCGGAGAGTATACCTTCCTTAATTATCTTCGCTGTCATGATGATATCGGATGGGGTCTTGACTTTGATTTCCTGAAAGGACAGGGGATGGAAGAAATTCCCCATAAGAGATATCTCAATGATTATTATACAGGTAAGTTTCCGGGCAGCGTCAGCAGGGGAGAACTTTACAATGACGATCCGGTGACCCAGGATGCCAGATTCTGCGGTACGACTGCTTCCATGTGCGGTATTGAGAGCGCCGGATTTGAACAGGATGAAGAGAAAATGGAGGCAGCTATCCGGCTTGATATTATGCTTCATGCATATATGCTGATGCAGTCGGGGATTCCCATGCTCTACAGCGGAGATGAGATCGGGCAGGTAAACGACTATACTTACAAGGAGGATCCGGATAAATGTGCGGATTCCCGCTATATCCACAGAGGAGCTTTCCGCTGGGATCTTGCAAAGAAACGGAAAAATAAAGGAACCGTGGAGGGACAGATTTTCCAGTCCCTGGGCTACCTGGAAAAACTGAGGAAGCAGGAAAAGGTATTCGATGCAGATGCAAAAGTTTATACCTATGAGACCTGGCAGCAGGGAATTATCTGTGTGGTGAGGGAAAAGGCCGGGACAAAAATGATCGGCGTATTTAACTTTGCAAAAGAGCCAAGAACAGTGTCCGTCTATCCGGAAGAGAGCGGAAAGGATATGATCAGCGGCAGCGCAGTGGAGATGGATCAGATCCTCGCAGGAGGGCATGATTTCCGCTGGGTGAAGCTGGGATAA
- a CDS encoding CidA/LrgA family protein, producing the protein MKIIKQIGIIFAICWISTVIEALLPFSFPASVIGMILLLLCLITGVLKIHHIQEKSDFLLSNMAFFFIPAGVGMINYLDILAQNLIPLIVISVISTFITFAATAYSMKLALKLLNRRKQK; encoded by the coding sequence ATGAAAATTATAAAACAAATCGGTATTATCTTTGCCATTTGCTGGATCAGCACAGTGATCGAAGCACTGCTGCCGTTTTCCTTTCCGGCAAGTGTCATTGGGATGATCCTTCTTCTTCTCTGTCTGATCACCGGCGTACTGAAAATACACCATATCCAGGAAAAATCGGATTTTCTTTTGTCTAATATGGCATTTTTCTTTATCCCCGCCGGAGTCGGCATGATCAACTATCTGGATATTCTTGCTCAAAACCTGATCCCGCTGATCGTTATCAGTGTGATCTCCACTTTCATCACCTTTGCTGCAACAGCCTACAGTATGAAGCTGGCATTAAAACTTTTAAACAGGAGGAAACAAAAATGA
- a CDS encoding sensor histidine kinase: protein MERIKRKKKRLYAMFISFLFRFGILAIGLAGLTAVIYMVTVHAGVVRLPSYELDKITRAEGEIRSGGQVEEKLLPDTCRYGVFEKDGTYVYGNLSKEEQEGLWKSQMQSSPALIYGSYWKVIEKENGLTALVEYQVIAKFSNPFLRSVFPNAELLFVGAYFLMFFGTAVALAKRQGKYLQKRLNVLKETAERVEREDLDFEREYSDIQEVDHVLGALYQMKEALQKSLKEQWDIKRQKEDQIASLAHDIKTPLTIIRGNTELLLEEETEEEKREWDQEILDNVREIERYLQILQRTIRQFDGELNRGSKDGQEEKKEEEKNFPASSWIQEICERAQALGRMKKLQICCKAADTDKMVYGRKEECSRALWNIVSNGVDFSPLGGELLIEIKESGEFLAVTVTDDGPGFTKEGLAHATEQFYQADKSRTRKDHYGMGLYIASEIMKEYKGFLQLENAEGRGGKVSLYFRCV from the coding sequence ATGGAAAGGATAAAAAGAAAGAAAAAAAGATTGTATGCTATGTTTATTTCCTTTTTGTTCCGCTTTGGGATCCTTGCGATCGGACTGGCAGGACTTACAGCGGTCATCTATATGGTTACGGTCCATGCAGGGGTGGTACGCCTGCCAAGCTATGAGCTGGATAAGATTACAAGAGCAGAAGGGGAGATCAGGTCAGGGGGCCAAGTGGAAGAAAAGCTTTTGCCCGACACATGCAGATATGGCGTTTTTGAAAAAGACGGGACCTATGTTTATGGAAATCTCTCTAAGGAGGAGCAGGAAGGACTGTGGAAAAGTCAGATGCAGTCATCCCCTGCTCTGATCTATGGTTCCTATTGGAAGGTGATCGAGAAAGAAAACGGGCTGACTGCCCTTGTGGAGTATCAGGTGATAGCCAAATTCTCTAATCCGTTCCTTCGTTCCGTCTTTCCAAATGCAGAACTTTTATTTGTCGGCGCCTATTTCCTTATGTTTTTTGGGACGGCAGTGGCGCTGGCGAAAAGGCAGGGAAAATATCTTCAGAAGAGGCTGAATGTATTGAAAGAAACAGCGGAGCGGGTAGAGAGAGAAGATCTGGATTTTGAGCGGGAATACTCGGATATTCAGGAAGTCGATCATGTACTTGGGGCCCTTTATCAGATGAAGGAGGCGCTTCAGAAGTCTTTGAAGGAACAGTGGGATATCAAGAGACAGAAGGAGGATCAGATTGCTTCCCTTGCCCATGATATCAAAACGCCCCTTACGATCATCCGGGGAAATACAGAGCTTTTGCTGGAAGAAGAAACAGAGGAAGAAAAAAGAGAGTGGGATCAGGAAATTCTGGACAATGTCAGGGAGATTGAAAGATATTTGCAGATTCTGCAAAGAACGATCCGACAATTTGACGGTGAGCTAAACAGAGGATCCAAAGACGGACAGGAAGAGAAGAAGGAAGAGGAGAAAAACTTCCCGGCTTCTTCCTGGATACAGGAGATCTGCGAGAGGGCACAGGCCCTGGGAAGAATGAAAAAACTGCAGATCTGCTGCAAGGCTGCGGATACAGATAAGATGGTATATGGGAGAAAAGAAGAGTGCAGCCGGGCACTCTGGAATATTGTATCTAACGGAGTGGATTTTTCTCCTTTGGGAGGGGAACTGCTTATTGAGATAAAGGAGAGCGGAGAATTTCTTGCAGTCACTGTGACTGACGACGGACCAGGATTTACAAAAGAAGGCCTTGCTCATGCTACGGAACAGTTTTATCAGGCCGATAAGAGCAGAACCCGGAAAGATCATTACGGCATGGGACTTTACATTGCTTCCGAAATTATGAAAGAATACAAAGGATTCCTCCAATTGGAGAACGCGGAGGGAAGAGGAGGAAAGGTCAGCCTCTATTTCCGGTGTGTATAG
- the trxA gene encoding thioredoxin has protein sequence MAALHFTKDNFEQEVLKSDVPVLVDFWATWCGPCQMVLPIIEELADELQGVKIGKVNVDEEMELAKQYRVMSIPTLIVFKNGEKAEMSVGAKSKEEIKAMLGV, from the coding sequence ATGGCAGCATTACATTTCACAAAGGACAATTTTGAACAGGAAGTTTTAAAATCCGACGTACCGGTACTGGTGGATTTCTGGGCAACCTGGTGCGGACCGTGCCAGATGGTACTGCCCATCATCGAGGAGCTGGCAGATGAACTTCAGGGAGTAAAGATCGGAAAAGTCAATGTAGATGAAGAGATGGAACTGGCAAAACAGTACCGTGTTATGTCCATTCCCACACTGATCGTCTTTAAAAACGGAGAAAAGGCGGAGATGTCAGTGGGAGCCAAGTCAAAAGAAGAGATCAAGGCTATGCTTGGCGTATAA
- a CDS encoding lantibiotic immunity ABC transporter MutG family permease subunit: MFAGLLKAEWKKLAHTPVFWIHVILPVLGAAVFLIYDFFAGWNARSEVQMYLEVLSGVFPFLAGIICGQAAEMELQSGYQNFLCLPCPRPVGLLAKWTVLMAGALFSSLVAVLGFGLVYRLFPEGDVCSLSSYLAVALVMWAGQGIVYLLHLFLGFQFGNAASVSVGVVGTIAAFLMMTGLGQGRWMFFPHAWSEKWCDFMLALIFAGNTGAISILKSGAWQHLLLICTIIFVGLGTAVLLWVTFFEGRKKE, translated from the coding sequence ATGTTTGCGGGCCTCTTAAAGGCAGAATGGAAGAAACTTGCCCATACGCCGGTTTTCTGGATTCATGTGATCCTGCCGGTTTTAGGGGCGGCGGTTTTTCTGATCTATGATTTTTTTGCCGGATGGAATGCAAGAAGTGAGGTCCAGATGTATCTGGAAGTGCTCTCCGGAGTCTTTCCTTTCCTTGCCGGGATCATATGCGGGCAGGCGGCGGAAATGGAGCTGCAGAGCGGATATCAGAACTTTTTGTGTCTGCCCTGCCCAAGGCCGGTGGGACTTTTGGCAAAATGGACAGTCCTGATGGCAGGCGCCCTTTTTTCTTCCCTGGTGGCAGTGCTTGGATTTGGCCTGGTATACCGCCTCTTTCCGGAGGGGGATGTCTGTTCCCTTTCAAGCTACCTGGCAGTTGCCCTTGTCATGTGGGCGGGACAGGGGATCGTCTATCTTCTGCATCTGTTTCTTGGATTTCAGTTTGGAAACGCGGCCTCTGTCAGTGTCGGCGTTGTAGGAACGATCGCTGCTTTCCTTATGATGACAGGACTCGGCCAAGGGCGCTGGATGTTCTTTCCCCACGCATGGAGTGAAAAGTGGTGTGATTTTATGCTGGCATTGATTTTTGCCGGGAATACAGGCGCAATTTCTATCCTGAAAAGCGGGGCATGGCAGCATTTGCTTTTGATCTGTACGATTATTTTTGTTGGTCTTGGAACGGCTGTTCTTCTGTGGGTTACATTTTTTGAAGGGAGAAAAAAGGAATGA
- a CDS encoding lantibiotic protection ABC transporter ATP-binding protein, which produces METVILETKSLTKTYLRGQEKALDRVSIQIPQGCVYGLLGPNGAGKSTLLKVISGMIRPDSGEVRFCQKKWTRGSIKEIGALIETPPVYPNLTARENLRVRAAAFGIPEERIEEALEIAEIQNTGRKKAGQFSLGMKQRLGIAAALLNHPKLLILDEPTNGLDPIGIQKLREMLRGFTKKGITVLVSSHILDEVNKTADYIGILSGGMLKYQGGMPEKDQLEELFMKVAAGGQVMTAGGQLMEGGEA; this is translated from the coding sequence ATGGAAACGGTTATTTTAGAAACGAAATCGTTGACAAAGACATATTTGAGAGGACAGGAAAAGGCGCTTGACCGTGTTTCGATCCAGATTCCCCAGGGGTGTGTCTATGGGCTTCTGGGACCAAACGGTGCCGGGAAGTCTACTTTGTTAAAGGTTATTTCCGGCATGATAAGACCGGATTCGGGAGAAGTTAGATTTTGTCAGAAGAAGTGGACGAGGGGAAGCATAAAAGAGATCGGAGCGCTGATTGAGACGCCGCCAGTTTATCCCAATCTGACGGCCAGAGAGAATCTGCGCGTAAGAGCGGCTGCTTTTGGTATACCCGAAGAGCGCATAGAAGAAGCTCTGGAGATCGCGGAAATTCAAAACACAGGAAGAAAGAAAGCAGGGCAGTTTTCACTGGGAATGAAGCAAAGGCTTGGAATCGCGGCAGCGCTTTTGAATCATCCGAAGCTTTTGATCCTGGATGAACCCACAAACGGTCTGGACCCCATCGGCATACAAAAGCTTCGGGAAATGCTCCGGGGATTTACAAAGAAGGGGATCACGGTGCTGGTGTCCAGCCATATCCTGGATGAAGTAAACAAGACGGCGGATTATATCGGTATCCTGTCAGGAGGGATGCTGAAATATCAGGGCGGTATGCCGGAAAAAGACCAGCTGGAGGAGCTGTTTATGAAAGTGGCGGCAGGCGGCCAGGTGATGACAGCAGGCGGTCAGCTGATGGAAGGAGGCGAGGCATAA
- a CDS encoding response regulator transcription factor, with amino-acid sequence MTVKVLAIDDEEGILKVIRRALEREGYEVDTLSDPLKADLSSLGNYNLILLDVMMPGMDGFEFLRKIREKADCPILFLTARTGEEDVMTGLGLGADDYIRKPFGIGELRARVEAHIRRENRQKHHAVAIGETKFYLKEKRLLCKEQEIFLTKSEYEICEYLALHQGQVFSRERIYEYVFGFDGEADSSAITEHVKNIRAKFRMTGLEPIETVWGIGYRWKG; translated from the coding sequence ATGACAGTAAAGGTTTTGGCTATTGACGATGAGGAGGGGATCTTAAAAGTGATCCGGCGCGCGCTGGAACGGGAAGGATATGAGGTGGATACTCTTTCTGATCCGTTAAAGGCAGACTTAAGCAGCCTGGGGAATTACAACCTTATTCTCCTGGATGTCATGATGCCGGGGATGGATGGTTTTGAATTTCTAAGAAAGATCCGGGAGAAGGCGGACTGTCCGATCCTCTTTCTCACTGCCCGGACAGGGGAGGAGGACGTTATGACGGGACTTGGTTTGGGAGCGGACGATTACATCCGCAAACCCTTTGGAATCGGAGAGTTAAGAGCAAGAGTAGAGGCGCATATCCGAAGGGAAAACAGACAGAAGCATCACGCAGTGGCAATTGGAGAGACAAAGTTTTATCTCAAAGAAAAGAGGCTGCTTTGCAAAGAGCAGGAGATTTTTCTTACAAAAAGCGAATATGAAATCTGTGAATATCTGGCCCTTCATCAGGGACAGGTATTTTCAAGAGAAAGGATTTATGAGTATGTCTTTGGATTTGACGGGGAGGCGGACAGCTCCGCCATCACAGAACATGTGAAAAATATCAGGGCAAAATTTCGGATGACAGGCCTGGAACCGATAGAAACAGTATGGGGGATCGGATATAGATGGAAAGGATAA
- a CDS encoding rhodanese-like domain-containing protein, with product MKLFTKVPEKSIQEYIKEEKEKEGSIFLDVRTPEEYEEGHLENSLNLPLHELKKIDTLIPDKDAHVYIYCLSGARSKRSAALMGHMGYTHVTDMGGIMGTDVQLVH from the coding sequence ATGAAACTGTTTACAAAAGTACCGGAGAAATCTATACAGGAATATATAAAAGAAGAAAAAGAAAAGGAGGGGAGCATTTTTCTGGATGTACGTACGCCGGAAGAGTACGAGGAAGGGCATCTGGAAAACAGTTTGAATCTTCCGCTGCATGAACTGAAAAAGATCGATACTCTCATTCCGGATAAAGACGCACATGTGTACATTTACTGCTTAAGCGGCGCCCGCAGTAAAAGGTCTGCAGCTCTCATGGGACACATGGGATATACTCATGTAACAGATATGGGAGGGATCATGGGCACAGATGTGCAGCTGGTTCATTGA
- a CDS encoding lantibiotic immunity ABC transporter MutE/EpiE family permease subunit: protein MEQVFLLYRAEKLKYRHSLSGKLWILFPCLTLLMAYGLAANYGMVDSYNWWYIGILPGFLTLYCCMSQEKEKKIRNQAVLLTAEDLKKAWDAKTLNAVKYVAAANVLLVSCSFLLGNIVMPLLQQEQVIYVSAGQNVLAALVMILASLWQIPLCLWMDRKIGMFPTLAVNMALNTSGCLTAVTGLWMLNPWGILPRIMCPVIGILPNGLTAHPGNTGYIPGITDPASLFIGSFICLALFVILWAATRVWYDRKGAEAL, encoded by the coding sequence ATGGAACAGGTCTTCCTTCTGTATCGTGCGGAAAAACTAAAATACCGCCACAGTCTGTCCGGGAAGCTCTGGATCTTGTTTCCCTGTCTGACGCTTCTGATGGCTTATGGGCTGGCAGCCAATTATGGAATGGTCGACAGCTATAACTGGTGGTATATCGGGATCCTGCCCGGATTTCTGACGCTTTACTGCTGTATGTCCCAGGAGAAAGAGAAGAAGATCAGGAACCAGGCGGTGCTTTTAACAGCAGAAGATTTAAAGAAGGCGTGGGACGCCAAGACCCTCAATGCTGTAAAGTATGTGGCCGCCGCCAATGTGCTGCTGGTATCCTGTTCATTTTTGCTGGGAAATATTGTGATGCCTCTTTTGCAGCAGGAACAGGTTATCTATGTGTCGGCGGGACAAAATGTCCTTGCGGCTTTAGTGATGATTCTTGCCAGCCTGTGGCAGATCCCCCTCTGCCTTTGGATGGATCGGAAGATAGGAATGTTTCCAACGCTGGCAGTCAATATGGCGCTGAACACATCAGGATGCCTCACGGCTGTCACCGGCCTTTGGATGCTGAATCCATGGGGGATTCTTCCAAGGATCATGTGTCCGGTTATCGGAATCCTGCCAAACGGTCTTACGGCACATCCGGGAAATACAGGCTATATTCCGGGGATTACGGATCCGGCCAGCCTGTTTATTGGAAGTTTCATCTGCCTTGCTCTTTTTGTTATCCTGTGGGCTGCAACAAGAGTCTGGTATGACAGAAAGGGGGCGGAAGCACTGTGA